AGCCAACACCCTCAATCCCGAGCCTCGGCATGAGCAGATAACTCAGCCCGAGGAAGAGAACAGCCTTCGTCACGTTAATTGCCACGACTTCCCTCACCCTCTTTTGGATGTTCAAGACAGTTATCGAGAAGTTCACCAGGACGACAAGGAATCCTCCAAGGACCATTAACTTAAGAAGCCCAAGACTACCAACGTAACCCTCCCCAAAGAACCTCAGAATATAACCACCAAAGAGCCAGACGAAAACCGTTGCGAAGGCCAGATAGATGTAGCTAAAAAATACCGCTTTTTTCAGGGTTCCTTTCATATTTTTAAGCCCGTGACTACCTTCGACGAAAAAGGAGGTGTTTATCGCGTTGGGGACAAAGAGTATGAGGTTCCCCACCGCAAAGGCCATGTAGAAGTAAGCCGCCTCCTCCTTCCCGAGCATGCTCAATACAAGGGTTGGCATCAGGTAGTTCGGAGCAGTATTAGCTATTCCTGCTATGTAGTTCCCGAGGGAGAACCTGAAGGCATCCCTCAGGAACTCGCGGTCAAGGCGCGGCAGAACCCCTCCAACGAAAACCAGAGCATAGAGTAAGCCCAACAGCAGGCCAAGGCCGAAGGATGAGATTATACCCAGCGCTCCAAGGGCAGTGAGAATGAACAGAAAAGCAAACCTTGCCGAGAAGAGCAAGCTCTGGATAAAGCTGTGCTCCGCTTTCCTTCTGGCTATGGCGTAGGTCGAGAGGACGTTATAGGCAGTCCCAACAATAGAGAAAACCACGAAGACTGCTAAGAACACGGCTGGTGAGGAGCCGCGGAAGGCCTTTGAGTTTACCATAAGCAGGCCATAAACGAGGGAAAAAACCAAACTGGCAATAGATGTCACAAAGAGAGCAGTTCCCGCCGCCCTCTCACTGTATTCTGGATAAAAGCGGATTAAAGCGTAGTTCATGCCAAGCATCGAGAGCTGGAAGGTTAGGTTTAATGCGGAAACGACTGCGGAAGCTACTCCAACTTCGCCAGCTGGATAAAGCCTCGTCGCCACGGCCCAGAAGATGAAACCCGCAAGTGCTGTCGTGAGTGAGGAGAGTGAGATGTAGATGGAGTTCCTGTAGAGGGGACTTTTGATGTTTCCAAACTCCCGTTTTATGAGTTCAAGCATTTCAT
The sequence above is a segment of the Thermococcus sp. genome. Coding sequences within it:
- a CDS encoding lipopolysaccharide biosynthesis protein, whose amino-acid sequence is MLELIKREFGNIKSPLYRNSIYISLSSLTTALAGFIFWAVATRLYPAGEVGVASAVVSALNLTFQLSMLGMNYALIRFYPEYSERAAGTALFVTSIASLVFSLVYGLLMVNSKAFRGSSPAVFLAVFVVFSIVGTAYNVLSTYAIARRKAEHSFIQSLLFSARFAFLFILTALGALGIISSFGLGLLLGLLYALVFVGGVLPRLDREFLRDAFRFSLGNYIAGIANTAPNYLMPTLVLSMLGKEEAAYFYMAFAVGNLILFVPNAINTSFFVEGSHGLKNMKGTLKKAVFFSYIYLAFATVFVWLFGGYILRFFGEGYVGSLGLLKLMVLGGFLVVLVNFSITVLNIQKRVREVVAINVTKAVLFLGLSYLLMPRLGIEGVG